A part of Octopus sinensis linkage group LG7, ASM634580v1, whole genome shotgun sequence genomic DNA contains:
- the LOC115214197 gene encoding heat shock protein beta-1-like, translating into MSASNQNERVVTPTLSDVPFFDSLFREMNVQVDQMHRDIQSMRTAMLRMNPSDDFGVESSTPLDKFRDPIVVGPDGDKCFQVQLDVSPFKPDEITIKTIDNQLTIHAKHDQKTASSSIYHVFSRQYTLPDGTNSDNLRATLSNDGVLSIQCPLESNELAANYPIAIQKE; encoded by the exons ATGTCTGCATCCAACCAAAATGAGCGAGTGGTGACGCCAACCCTTAGTGATGTGCCATTCTTTGACAGCCTGTTTCGAGAAATGAATGTCCAAGTCGATCAGATGCACCGTGACATACAATCAATGCGTACTGCAATGCTTCGAATGAACCCAAGTGATGATTTTGGTGTTGAATCCAGTACACCATTGGATAAATTTCGTGATCCTATTGTTGTTGGCCCAGATGGTGACAAATGTTTTCAG GTACAACTTGACGTCAGTCCATTTAAACCTGATGAAATTACCATCAAAACAATTGATAACCAACTGACCATCCACGCAAAACACGACCAGAAAACAGCCAGTTCCAGCATCTATCATGTCTTCTCTCGGCAATACACACTCCCAGATGGCACAAACTCAGATAATCTGAGAGCTACTCTTTCTAATGATGGTGTTCTCAGTATCCAATGTCCATTGGAATCAAATGAGTTAGCTGCCAACTATCCAATTGCCATTCAGAAGGAATAA